The Blastococcus sp. HT6-4 genome window below encodes:
- a CDS encoding trypco2 family protein codes for MPIAEFVAGLRAELKEAQATRDPGLQFAVGPVQVEFTVVTGREGGPEGKVRFWVVEAGGSAKWSTAETQKVVLSLTPVDKHGDPTFISDQVSGPPP; via the coding sequence GTGCCGATCGCTGAGTTCGTGGCGGGGCTGCGCGCCGAGCTGAAGGAGGCTCAGGCCACCCGGGATCCGGGGTTGCAGTTCGCGGTCGGGCCGGTGCAGGTGGAGTTCACCGTTGTCACCGGCCGGGAGGGCGGGCCGGAGGGCAAGGTGCGGTTCTGGGTGGTCGAGGCGGGCGGGTCGGCCAAGTGGTCGACGGCCGAGACCCAGAAGGTCGTCTTGTCTCTGACCCCGGTCGACAAGCACGGTGACCCCACGTTCATCAGCGACCAGGTGTCTGGGCCGCCTCCCTGA